The genomic DNA GCTTTTGGTCCAGTTTTTCTAGATGTTTCTTCTTActacttttgttgttttcttctcttggCTTTCAACCTGTTGATCTACAACTTTTTACATCTATTGTAGAAGGTAAAACGGTTGGACGACTTTTCCAGTTACCTCAACTAGTTCAAGACAAGATCTGGTCGAGATCTTATtagtttttgctttctttcaatCGAACCTTAGTAAGTTAAGCATGTGTTTCAATTTAAAAGTCTACCAAACACCAAACGAAGACATGAGACCATATAGATTTAATTTCTAATAGCTTGGGGTGAGAGCACGGTTTtgatttgtataattgtattcCCTTCTATTCAAATTGGTTGTTTTTTAGATGGTTTCACACAATCgagtaaatagataaatattatattatacatttgtttgattattaaaattctaattctaaaatatttaatatttaataagataattttgtattaaaaatgatattagAAAATGAGAATGACaactaaactgaaaaaaaaaataaacttaaattcTTATTGGTACCTTAttgaggaacaaaaaaaaaagaatcaggagggatatgaataaaaagaaacgataaaaaagaaatgatatAAAAGGAACGACTAGGAAAATCTGTtcctaaaaaacaagaaacaagtagGAATAACATGAAGTCCAcatgttataatttaaaatataaattacttctaaatagtaaaaaaaaaaaagaaaaaaaaaaacatattccgTTCTACTTCTTTTCTAAAAACTGGTTAACAACTATTTCTAAAAAGAgggattataatttatattcttttcaaaaaaaattctctctttttgtgATTGTTGTCTTCGAAAATTTTCAACATGTTTTGCCGCTTGTGTATCTAATTTTACCAAcgttatttaatatttctcaATACCACTAAAATTTCTGAATTCTAAGAAAATTTGTAGACACTCATGATTCTGAATTCTAAATGACAACAAACTTAATGATGTTAGCGACGAGTTATATTACAGATTAAACTACAATTCGACGGTTtgactttatatattttgtaagttgataataaatttacaaaataatatatttgaagttttctttttcttttctttttttcttttaggaaaacccttagaaATTACTTTCAGGTTTCAGCAGGATTCTTTCTTCATCCGACATGCCCATGACTGTTTCCTTGCGTTTAAAGATAAACAACCACGGCCTATATGTATATCCAACACCATCTACTTTGAAAATATCACCTTCAAATCTTGTACTAGCGCTAAATCAAAGAATCGGAAAATGGAAAATGTTTTCTtgatcattttttctatatttctcaTTCTCCAGTATGTTCGGGGATTCGACTTTGAAGAAAGGGAATTGCAGAACGAGGAAAGCTTCCTTCAGCTCTATGAGAGATGGATGAGATACTACTCAGTTGAAAGGCTCCCTGATGAGAGGGAACAGACGTTCAACAATTTCAAAGACACTGTGATGTTTGTCCACGAGAACAAGAACATACCCTACAACCTTAAACTCAACAAGTTCGCCGACTTGACATTCAAAGAGTTTTCAAACATCTACGCAGATTGTAACTCCGGCTATGATACTAAAGGGTCTCCAAATGCATCCGGACGGTTTATGTATGAGAACGCGACTCAACTCCCGGACTCGATTGATTGGAGAGAGAAAGGCGCCGTTACTCCAGTCAAGGATCAAAAGGGTTGTTGTAAGTCTTTTTGGAAAGCTTTAGTTTtatacgtaaaaaaaaaaaaaggaaagcttTAGTTTTTAATCAATTATGAATTTGTCATTTTTCGTGATGACatatatatggatttttttatttcaccaaaaaatatatggattttttatttcaccaaaaaatatatggattttttattttatctaaaatttttatgGATTTGCTATTTTTTAGAGGctacaaaaatatagaatatagtataaattttctgggaaaattatatttataataaaaataatcactAAAATTAGTAATGTTATATTGTTATGATAAATCACACATTACTGCTACGGATGTGTCCATCATCCTATACCAAGCCTTCCACTTTACATCGAGCTtaggaggaaaaaaaacaaacaaaaagttttagAAACATAGATTAATACGTTATTACTGTTACGGATGTGtcgatatatatgttttttaaatacGGGAGCATCTCTAGGTAGTTGTTGGGCATTCTCTTCGGTTGCAGCGGTAGAGGGAATCAATCAGATCATAACGAAAGAGTTAGTCCCGCTGTCAGAACAAGAACTAGTAGACTGTGTCTATAACACTAATAAAAACAAAGGTTGTGGAGGCGGTTTCATGCACCGAGCGTTCGAGTTTATCACGAAGAATGGTGGAATCACTGCTGAGGAAAACTATCCCTACAAAGCTGTAAATGAAAATTGCCAGACTCCAAAGGTTCTTgacttaattatataaacatttgtTTGAGTtgtccacatatatatatatatatatatatatatatatatatatatcatagatCGATTATGATTCTATTTCACGATGACCTATTTACAGATGTACTGCATAAATTATTTTGACTGATCAGAAATGTTTGTCTTCCCAGGAAAGTACTGCAAAGATTGATTGGTATGAGAATGTTCACCAACACGAAGATGCGCTTCTGAAGGCTGTTGCGAACCAACCTGTATCTGTCGCAATTGATGCTAACAACTTACAGTTCATGCACTACACTGGggtaaaagaataaaatctttaaaaattaatatatattagtttttatcCACTATACTCACCAGTAAGatcacaaagaaaaattattgtgatatattttagaatattttgttGTATGTACGGACTTAAAtttatcttatcttttaattataaaatatctaaataagaatctataattataatttagatTGATACTATACTTTATTAGATGTAAgtgaaaaagtaaaattattcTAGTTGTtatcaaaaaccaaataatctatatatacatttttgaagtacattttgtgttctacccttttatttgtatttatttaaaaaattatttacaaagttaatccttaaaaaatttccaaaaatagtattACTTAAGATTTTCTTTACTAAATATTTACATTAATTACAttctatctaaaaaaaattacagcaaaatcaatatggaaacataaactatgatatatttaaccacaccttctattgtgttttgaagatatattatctctgaatcctttgcaaacaaagaaaacaacaatttgattcccattttgtttttcaaaacctgtgagttttgattcttaacgtaagaagaacttcgattca from Camelina sativa cultivar DH55 chromosome 7, Cs, whole genome shotgun sequence includes the following:
- the LOC109125446 gene encoding KDEL-tailed cysteine endopeptidase CEP3-like; the protein is MENVFLIIFSIFLILQYVRGFDFEERELQNEESFLQLYERWMRYYSVERLPDEREQTFNNFKDTVMFVHENKNIPYNLKLNKFADLTFKEFSNIYADCNSGYDTKGSPNASGRFMYENATQLPDSIDWREKGAVTPVKDQKGCCKSFWKALVLYVKKKKGKL
- the LOC104704646 gene encoding vignain-like translates to MCRYICFLNTGASLGSCWAFSSVAAVEGINQIITKELVPLSEQELVDCVYNTNKNKGCGGGFMHRAFEFITKNGGITAEENYPYKAVNENCQTPKESTAKIDWYENVHQHEDALLKAVANQPVSVAIDANNLQFMHYTGGVFKGPCGNELTHAVTVVGYGTDSHQTKFWILKNSYGRGWGEEGYLRIERGIEDHEGLCGIAMDASYPIKHKFRNQT